The proteins below come from a single Branchiostoma floridae strain S238N-H82 chromosome 5, Bfl_VNyyK, whole genome shotgun sequence genomic window:
- the LOC118415757 gene encoding mucin-5AC-like has translation MELLGCEEPVWSAQPDNTTPITVAASSTTSRAITTEDVSTVSQTTAALSTSGRSTTHPLVTTTSATTQPTLPPSTQSKTTDVSTTSSIQIHEITTGLMTAVEATPSTTIAATTQFTETSETPPKTPSMTTEETAKTTAVAPQTTTVSTKAPVSATTAPVSATSAPVSATSAPVSATSAPVSATSAPVSATSAPVSATSAPVSATSAPVQATTAPVSATTAAVQATTAPVSATTAAVQATTAPVSATTAPVQATTAPVLATTVPVSATTAPVSATKTPVSATTAPVSATTAPVSATTAPVSATTAPVSASTVAVTFQTTVEASSTTMKADIASTTTPGM, from the exons ATGGAGCTGCTGGGATGTGAAG AACCAGTGTGGTCGGCCCAACCTGATAATACAACACCCATTACTGTGGCTGCCTCGTCCACAACATCTCGGGCAATCACAACAGAAGACGTGTCGACGGTTTCTCAAACTACCGCTGCTCTCTCGACGTCTGGTAGGTCAACGACTCATCCATTAGTTACGACAACATCTGCAACAACACAGCCAACCCTTCCTCCATCTACACAGTCCAAGACAACCGACGTGTCAACAACTTCTTCCATCCAGATTCATGAGATTACAACTGGTTTGATGACAGCGGTGGAGGCGACTCCGTCTACCACCATTGCAGCAACGACACAGTTCACCGAAACGTCAGAGACACCGCCAAAAACACCATCAATGACAACTGAAGAAACCGCAAAGACGACAGCAGTGGCACCTCAAACAACTACAGTATCGACAAAAGCGCCTGTATCAGCAACAACAGCGCCTGTATCAGCAACATCAGCACCTGTATCAGCAACATCAGCGCCTGTATCAGCAACATCAGCACCTGTATCAGCAACATCAGCGCCTGTATCAGCAACATCAGCGCCTGTATCAGCAACATCAGCGCCTGTATCAGCAACATCAGCACCTGTGCAAGCAACAACAGCACCTGTATCAGCAACAACAGCCGCTGTGCAAGCAACAACAGCGCCTGTATCAGCAACAACAGCCGCTGTGCAAGCAACAACAGCGCCTGTATCAGCAACAACAGCACCTGTGCAAGCAACAACAGCACCTGTATTAGCAACAACAGTGCCTGTATCAGCAACAACAGCACCTGTATCAGCAACAAAAACACCTGTATCAGCAACAACAGCACCTGTATCAGCAACAACAGCACCTGTATCAGCAACAACAGCACCTGTATCAGCAACAACAGCACCTGTATCAGCATCAACAGTCGCTGTGACTTTCCAAACAACGGTGGAGGCTTCATCAACAACAATGAAGGCCGACATAGCTTCCACAACAACACCGGGTATGTGA